Below is a window of Halanaerobiaceae bacterium ANBcell28 DNA.
ATTGTTCCAGAGGGTGGGATACCTTTAATGGCTGGTGTTGTTGTAATTAACGTTGAAACTATTATTAATGTTGATAATGCGATTAAAGGGATAAGTGTTAGTGATAAATATCTTACTATTGGAGGAGCTGTAAAAAAACCGATTACTGTCCTATTGCCGATTGGTACAAAAATTAGAGACATCTTGCACTTAGCTGGTGGTCCTACTGTAGATGAATACAAATTAATAGATGGTGGACCAATGATGGGGAGAATAGTATCTCCTGATGATTTTGTTGCTAAAACAACAAAAGGTATTTTAGTATTACCTAGCAATCATAATATTATATTAAATAAAACTACACCCATAGCTTCGTCTGTGAAAAGAGCCATGTCTGCCTGTTGCCAATGTCGAGCATGTACCGATGTCTGTCCTAGATTTCTACTGGGACATTCTATTGAACCACACAAAATAATGAGGGCTATTAATTATGGAATAGATACAGATTCCAATTCTATTACTAAAGCCATGCTTTGTTGTGAATGTGGTGTTTGCGATACCTGGGGTTGTCCAATGGGATTATCACCTCGAAATATAAATATAGAGTTAAAGAAAGAACTAGCAAAGGGAAATTACAAAAATACTCATAAAGAGAGTCCTGTAGAGACTCATCCTATGAGAGAATATAGAAAAGTTCCTGTAAAACGTTTGATAAAGAGACTAGGAATAGCTGATTATGATTTAGCAGCTCCTATAAGTGAAGTTGACTTTAAACCTGAGATAATTGAATTAGCACTTAGTCAACATATTGGTGCTCCTGCTAAAGCAATGGTGAATGTTGGTGATCGTGTAA
It encodes the following:
- a CDS encoding 4Fe-4S dicluster domain-containing protein — encoded protein: MSAEKILEKVRDAGVIGAGGAGFPTHVKLNAEVDTVIVNGAECEPLLRVDQELMAKERDRFLSGLEFVRESTGAKEVIIALKSKYKEVIKKLEELIPKHKNFSIYQLDDFYPAGDEQQIVYDVTGRIVPEGGIPLMAGVVVINVETIINVDNAIKGISVSDKYLTIGGAVKKPITVLLPIGTKIRDILHLAGGPTVDEYKLIDGGPMMGRIVSPDDFVAKTTKGILVLPSNHNIILNKTTPIASSVKRAMSACCQCRACTDVCPRFLLGHSIEPHKIMRAINYGIDTDSNSITKAMLCCECGVCDTWGCPMGLSPRNINIELKKELAKGNYKNTHKESPVETHPMREYRKVPVKRLIKRLGIADYDLAAPISEVDFKPEIIELALSQHIGAPAKAMVNVGDRVNKGQLIAKIPDNSLGANIHAGITGTVKSVGDSIIIER